GTCAAAGAAGTAACAAAATATACAACAAAAGTAACAAATGACGATAAAGACAAACCAACTGTTGAAATTTCTGTAAATGGTCTGGATATGACAGGCGTACAAGCAGAAATGACAACAGCACTACAAGCAAAAGTAAAAGCAGATCCATCTATCCAAACAGATGCTAAAAAAGCTGCTACTGCGATGCTTGACGTGTATCAAGAAACAATCGCTAAAGCAAAAGTTTCTAATAAAGCTGTCAAAGTAAAAATGAATCTAGAATCAAACAAAGATCAGTGGAAAATCAAAGACGCTGATAAATTTGCGCAAAACCTATATCTAGCATTCTTTACTGGCACTGTTCAATCATAAAAAATGAAGCACAATTAACTCCGAATTTTTGGGGTTAGCTGTGCTTCTTTTTTTATCGTTGTCCAACTGTGAAGCGGGCACGAGGATGTTTGTTATTTTCAGCTTCGTCAACAAGGGCAATCGCGTAATCTTCCATGCTGATGTAGCTATTTCCCTCTGCGTCTACGATAAGTTCATCTTTTCCAGTTGTGTAAGTACCTGTTCGTTCGCCGGGTTCGAATAATCCAGCCGGGCTGATAAATGTCCAATCAAATGTAGCATCTGATTTTAAGTGGTCTAATTGAATCGCTTGTGCGGAACCAGTAGCGTAATATGGCGCTTCTTTGAAGGATGCTGTATCAAGAACTCGGGTACCTTTATCATCGATGAGCGAGCTTGCAGCGCCACCAACAACGATTAAACGAGGGTTCGTCGTTCCGTTCAATTCT
The sequence above is drawn from the Listeria weihenstephanensis genome and encodes:
- a CDS encoding DUF5105 domain-containing protein gives rise to the protein MKKKLALMLVVVLTAAITLAACGSKAVDPKEAADTAVNTIIYNKDTDKFKDVFGEDAANLEKEIKTGFKKGFTSSLNITDGSIDDEVDKLYDTFAKRVKEVTKYTTKVTNDDKDKPTVEISVNGLDMTGVQAEMTTALQAKVKADPSIQTDAKKAATAMLDVYQETIAKAKVSNKAVKVKMNLESNKDQWKIKDADKFAQNLYLAFFTGTVQS
- a CDS encoding NAD(P)-dependent oxidoreductase; this encodes MKIGIIGATGRTGSRILTEAKNRGHEVTAIVRNASKLSDSSLPAIEKDIFNLTKTDVADFDVLVDAFSAPIEESDNHWKSIDHLITELNGTTNPRLIVVGGAASSLIDDKGTRVLDTASFKEAPYYATGSAQAIQLDHLKSDATFDWTFISPAGLFEPGERTGTYTTGKDELIVDAEGNSYISMEDYAIALVDEAENNKHPRARFTVGQR